From the genome of Oryza glaberrima chromosome 1, OglaRS2, whole genome shotgun sequence:
CTTAGAATATCATAACGGGAGAGGAGATCTGACATCCCAAATTATTATGAGGTTTATTAAGGTGAAGGTATAGGGAAGATAGATGATCACACCTCATTTAAAGAAGCGATAACAAGTGAACATTCATTCAAATGACTTGAAGCTCtggaagatgaaaaaaaaatccatgagtCAATGGACTTTGGGACTTAGTAGAAATTCATAGAGGAGCCAAAATAGTAGGCTGTAAGTGGGTCTACAAAACTATGCTTGACTTTAAAGGGAAGATCAAAAGATTCAAGGCAAGATTTATAACAAAGGTTTTTTTTCGCAAAGAGATGTAATAGTTTATAATGAAACATTTTCCCCTATCTCTAAGAAAGAGTCATTTAGAATTGTCATGTCACTAGTTGCTCATAATTTAGGACTCTATTGGATTAATGTAAAGACTGCATTCCTTAATGGTTACTTGCATTAGAATGTATACATGGCACAACCCAATAGTTTTGTTCTGGAAGGCAAGGACTATTTGGCTTGCAAACTTAAGAAATCTGTCTATGAACTTAAACAAGCGTCAATGCAATGGTACCTTAAATTCGATGAAATAATTATGagatttgaatttaaggagaaGGAGGTGAATGATTGTATTTATATTAAAACTAAAGGTGAAAAATTTTTGTAATACTAGTACTCTACGTGTATGACTAAACAATTTTTCTCATCTAATTTTGATAAGAAGCATCTCGGTGAGATATCTTATGTTTTAGGTATTGAAGTATACCTGGATAGATCTAAAGGAGTATTGGGATTATCTCAGCAGAGTACTAGAAAGATATAATATGAGTAAGTGCTCTACAACATCTACTCCAATAGTTAAGGGCGATAAATTTAGATTATTTCAAAGCCTGAAAAATAAGTTAAATCAGATCAGATGAAAATGGTACCATACATTTTTGCTGTCAGAAACCTAATGTATGCTCAAGTCTCTATGCGTCAAGACTAGTATTTGTTAATGGAATGCTTGGCAGGTTAATTTCAGATTCCAGAATTAGATCACTAAAAGACCTTAAAAAGGCATTGTGTCATTTGCATGGCACCAAGGATTACATGCTCACATATAAGAAGTCGTTATTTAGATGCAGACTTTGCAGGATGTGTAGACACTGAGAAATCCAAATCAAGTTGTCTTCACTCTTGCAGGCGGAGTTGTTTCATGAACAAGCTCAAAACAAACCTTAACTGCATCGTCAACAATGTAGACTGAATTAGTGGCATGTTATGAAGCAACGGGGCATACTGTATTGTTTAAGAATTTTATCCCGGGTTTAAGAGTGGTCGACAACATTTCTAAACCAATTACATTGTACCGCGATAATGAATAAGAATTATTCTATTCGAGTAATAACAAGTCGAGTGGTGCTGCCAAACACATTGACATTAAGTATCATGTTGTGAAAGACATAATTCAGGATCAAATCATATAGCCAGCATGGGAATAGTTGATTGCCTTTGATTAAGACTAAGATCCTGGAAATAAGGGCATTAGTCTCAAGTGACTCCCATGAGAATAAAATAGGGTTCTTTCAAAATCTTATAGTGAACTGTAGGTACCGAAGTCTTGGTGGGACATGCTAACTGCCATGACGCGTTACATTAGGGAACTATTTTACTAACAATTAACTCATTAgcctaaggatttttttttaggggGACGTTTGGAAATTTATCTCTCGTCATGGAACTGGGAGAATTTGGGCTTGTTCGGTTGCTGTCTTGGCCTGGGGGCTCTCGCTCAGGCATGTCCATCCAGCCGCAGGCGCACAAAATCAGACGCCTGAGATGTGTGGCTGAGTCAGGCGAGTTTTCTAGGGCATGAAGCAAACAGGCCCTTTATCTCTCGTCATGGAAACCGGGAAAAAATCTCGCTAGGGTTGTTTTTCCACCCGTTTCCCATGTGAAATTAGTGCGTGATTAAATCACAATTATTTCCTTAGTTAAAACATGCAATTTTCGGAATTGCCattaatttctttttatttggatTGCCCCAATCACCCATAGCGCAAGAATAAAAGGGAAGTCCAGCCATGAAACGAGACGTTGGTTCACGATCTTTCTCCTTGAAATCCCTAATCTCTCCCGATCTCTAAGGCACTAGAGGGAGAACGTACGGCTGTCCTAGGGCAGTGTAGGTGGCGACCGGAAGGTCACCGCTACCCTGCTGCTGATCGCCAGCAAACCCTTCAGGATCAAGCCGGTAACTTTATCCACACGACTACTATGATTATCTCCCCTACACCGACGATCACCTGAGTGGTTCAAGGGACTTCGTACTCTACTTCCACTCCTGCCGACGGCATTATAGAGGAAACGACCAGAATGGCACCAATGGCTTCCAACGATGGTCAGTTACCCAATTCCACATTGGGGTGATTATGTTAGGCTAAGCAATTATTatttagtacttcctccatttcacaatgtaagtcattttagcatttcccacattcatattgatgttaatgaatctagatagatatatatgtctagattcattaacatcaatatgaatgtgaaaaatgctagaatgatttacattgtgaaacggagggagtagattacaAAATCTGCAATTTTCTTCCATCACTGAAAAATGTATATACTACCAAAGAATTATTTCCTGTACCAACAAGAAAATATAACatatacgtgtttttttttttttttgcatccaAACAGATCAACCACTGCTACACATGTGAAACAATACGGCTAGTTAAATTGGATTGACAAATCGCAAGTTGAAGTGAAAAGAGCGAATTAACTATTTGGCGTTCGCGTGCGGCTTTGCCTTATCATCACCTTTGGACGTGGGATTGGAGAACCCGATGCCGCTTCGAGTTGTGGGGAAGATCATGAACACAAAACTCGACAAGAACGACATACCCAGCGGCATATTCTTGAGCAGCTCCATGGTGTCGTGCCCGGCGTCCGGGAAGAGGCATCTCTGGAGCCCCACGTCGCTGAACGCAACGGACAGGAACACCACCGCCGTGAAGAAGGCGTGAAGACCGTCCAGCCAGTTCAGCTTCATCCTCTCCAGTTTGTCCTTTAGTTCTTTTTCTGCTGTTAGTTTGTTGTCTTGCTTTACCTTTTCGCCGCCCTTCTTCTCGAAGATACTCGTTAGCCAGGTTAGCTTTCCCTTCTTTTCTCCATTGTGTTCGGACTCGTTAGAACTGCTCGGACTTTTTTGTTGTCCTACCGCTTGCAGTTCCGTCGCCGttccatttttgttttcatttttcttcttgttgtcTGGCTCGATATAAAAATTAGGATCGTTGTCCTCCTTGTTGAAGATTTTCAGGCCCCCCCTCATGGCCACACCGTAGTAGACCTTGCCATTATAGTAGATAGTGTCCGTGATGGCAAAGAAGATGCAGAAGACGGTGAGGAAGGTGACGAGCGAGACGGTGAGCCACCAATTGGAGGTGTAGCACTCGCCGTGGTTGTTGAAGGACGGCGAAAGCGCTTGGTACGCCATCACCGACCCCGTCGGCAGCAGCTGTGCGAGGTTCGCCGATGCCGACAGCACCTTGTCCTGCGCCGCAGGTTTGGAGTTGGCATTCTCTTCGTTACCATTTATATTCTTATGATTGGCAACATTGGAGGCGGCATTATTACTACTTTCACGACGATTCTGATCGCTCGTCATTGTGTAAATATCGGCAACTTTTCGGGAGGCATCTTTGGAGGAGGCAGTGGTACTACTGTCGGAACTACCATGGAACCGAATATGATTGGCATCTTTGGAGGAGgcactagtagtactactgtcGGAAAATCCAATGCCGTGGCGTGTGGTGGGGAAGATCATGAAGACGAAGCTGGAGAGGAAGGACATACCCAGAGGCATGTTCTTGAGCAGCTCCATGGTGTCGTGGCCGGCGTGCGGGAAGAGGCATTTCTGGAGCCCCACGTCGCTGAACGCCACGGAAAGGAACACCACCGCCGTGAAGAAGGCGTGAACACCGTCCAGCCAGTGCAGCTTCCGCTTCTTTAGTTGGTTCAACACCTCTGTCTGTTCTTGCGTTAGGTCTTTGCCTTGTTCAGGCATTATAATTAGCTTCCCTTCCTCGTCTGCAATACTATCGCCCACCTCAATGTTGAAGATTCTCAGGCGCTCGCTCATGGCCACGCCATAGTACACCTTGCCTTTGTGGGTGATGCTGTCGGTGAAGGCGAAGAAGATGCAGAAGACGGTGAGGAAGGTGACGAGAGAGACGGTGAGCCACCAGTTGGAGGTGTAGCATTCGCCGTGGTTGTTGAAGGACGACGACAGCGCTTGGTACGCCATCACCGACCCTGTAGGCAACAGCTGCGCCAGGTTCGCCGACGCCGACAGCACATTGTCCTGCGCCGCCGCAGGTTTGGAGCCATCATCTTTTGGAGTCGACGTCGGTGTGTTCGTGCCAGCGGCAGGCTTAGTGTCACTGCTAGCACCGGCAGCCGCATCTTCCATATGCGGCGTTGGGAACATGCCATCGGGGATAGTAACACTGTGGCTGTCGTTTGCTCGTGCCATGTATTGAACCCTACCTAGCTACCTGAGTGTGTGTGGCGCTGTTACTTGGGAGATCAGGAGATGTGCATGGAATGGAGTGGACTGGCTGCTGCTCCGTTCGTTCGGCACTGTTGCCTTTTATACTGGTGATCAAGGCTCCAAATTGCTTCATGATTAGAGCTTGCTTTTGCATTTGTTAATGTGGAAGAGCGTGGTGCAAGGTTGGATGGTCTTGAACAATGCATATTCTTCACATTCACGTGGTTTTCCTCTCTTTGATATGTATTCTAAATTCCTGCCAATCCACTTGGGATTTTTACACATTTAATACTGTTTTCGTGCTCATGGCAACTTGACATGAGCAAACTGTTATCTTCGTACTATACCATGAATATATGCACTGTTGTTCTTCTAGAAACGTTAGG
Proteins encoded in this window:
- the LOC127760630 gene encoding uncharacterized protein LOC127760630, translated to MARANDSHSVTIPDGMFPTPHMEDAAAGASSDTKPAAGTNTPTSTPKDDGSKPAAAQDNVLSASANLAQLLPTGSVMAYQALSSSFNNHGECYTSNWWLTVSLVTFLTVFCIFFAFTDSITHKGKVYYGVAMSERLRIFNIEVGDKQTEVLNQLKKRKLHWLDGVHAFFTAVVFLSVAFSDVGLQKCLFPHAGHDTMELLKNMPLGMSFLSSFVFMIFPTTRHGIGFSDSSTTSASSKDANHIRFHGSSDSSTTASSKDASRKVADIYTMTSDQNRRESSNNAASNVANHKNINGNEENANSKPAAQDKVLSASANLAQLLPTGSVMAYQALSPSFNNHGECYTSNWWLTVSLVTFLTVFCIFFAITDTIYYNGKVYYGVAMRGGLKIFNKEDNDPNFYIEPDNKKKNENKNGTATELQAVGQQKSPSSSNESEHNGEKKGKLTWLTSIFEKKGGEKVKQDNKLTAEKELKDKLERMKLNWLDGLHAFFTAVVFLSVAFSDVGLQRCLFPDAGHDTMELLKNMPLGMSFLSSFVFMIFPTTRSGIGFSNPTSKGDDKAKPHANAK